One part of the Glycine soja cultivar W05 chromosome 11, ASM419377v2, whole genome shotgun sequence genome encodes these proteins:
- the LOC114374904 gene encoding uncharacterized protein LOC114374904 isoform X1, whose product MASTLGLQFLPLFLLFLMSGHVIGARDMKVELRDEKQDEWYKATSVSNDESYGQGYITTSESAEPNYLASYTATKRNHNHEKFHQPYIAGYTTSNAANKANQHIAGYRTKTYDSNTPYIAGYRTTSASHKAQESNTPYIAGYRTNTYDSNAPYIAGYTTSAHMANNQPNYIAGYRTRTTRDSNTPYIAGYRTRTTHDSNTPYIAGYRTRTTHDPNAPYIAGYRTRTTHDPNAPYIAGYTTTTAKKAPKEPFHDDTTEPYIAQYGETKPKKDLKESSHDDTTKPYITQYGGTGTKNDPKESSNIVDHTEAFKTGFFALDDLHVGNVMTLQFPIQEVSHFLPKKEAESIPFSISQLPSVLQLFSISEDSPQANAMRDTLDQCEAEPITGETKICATSLESMLEFVGKIIGLETKHNIITTTLPTASGVPLQKFTILEVSEDINASKWVACHPLPYPYAIYYCHFIATGSKVFKVSLGSENNGDDDKIEALGICHLDTSDWSPNHIIFRQLGIKPGKDSVCHFFTIKHLMWVPQPLQATM is encoded by the exons ATGGCTTCTACTCTTGGGCTTCAGtttcttcctcttttccttTTGTTCCTTATG AGTGGCCACGTCATTGGTGCTAGAGATATGAAGGTAGAACTGCGAGATGAGAAACAAGATGAATGGTACAAAGCCACATCAGTGTCTAATGACGAGTCATATGGCCAAGGGTACATAACCACTTCAGAATCCGCTGAACCTAATTACCTAGCTTCATATACTGCTACTAAGCGCAACCATAACCATGAAAAGTTCCATCAACCTTACATAGCTGGGTACACAACAAGCAATGCTGCAAACAAAGCCAATCAACACATAGCAGGGTATAGAACCAAAACCTATGATTCCAATACACCATACATAGCTGGTTACAGAACAACTAGTGCTTCCCATAAAGCCCAAGAATCCAATACACCTTACATTGCAGGGTATAGGACCAACACTTATGATTCTAATGCACCTTACATAGCTGGGTACACAACTAGTGCACATATGGCTAACAATCAACCAAATTACATTGCAGGGTATAGAACTAGGACAACCCGTGATTCCAATACACCTTACATTGCAGGGTATAGGACTAGAACCACACATGATTCCAATACACCTTACATTGCAGGGTATAGGACTAGAACCACCCATGATCCCAATGCACCTTACATTGCAGGGTATAGGACTAGAACCACCCATGATCCCAATGCACCTTACATAGCTGGGTACACAACAACTACTGCCAAGAAAGCTCCAAAAGAGCCATTCCATGATGATACCACTGAACCTTATATAGCCCAATATGGAGAAACCAAACCCAAAAAGGACCTAAAAGAGTCATCCCATGATGATACCACTAAACCTTACATAACCCAATATGGTGGAACCGGTACCAAAAATGACCCAAAAGAATCTTCCAATATTGTGGACCACACAGAGGCTTTCAAGACAGGATTTTTCGCCTTAGATGATCTTCATGTTGGGAATGTGATGACTCTCCAATTTCCCATCCAAGAGGTTTCTCACTTCCTACCAAAAAAAGAGGCTGAGTCCATTCCTTTCTCAATCTCACAACTCCCCAGTGTTCTTCAACTCTTCTCAATCTCTGAAGATTCTCCCCAAGCCAATGCCATGAGAGACACACTTGACCAATGTGAAGCAGAACCCATCACAGGGGAGACCAAGATTTGTGCTACCTCTTTAGAGTCCATGCTTGAATTTGTTGGCAAAATCATTGGTTTAGAGACCAAGCATAATATTATCACAACCACACTTCCCACGGCCTCAGGTGTCCCTCTACAAAAGTTCACCATTTTGGAAGTATCAGAAGATATCAATGCTTCTAAATGGGTAGCTTGCCATCCCTTACCATACCCTTATGCCATTTACTATTGCCACTTCATAGCAACAGGGAGCAAGGTGTTCAAGGTCTCACTAGGTAGTGAGAATAATGGAGATGACGACAAAATTGAAGCTCTTGGCATTTGTCATTTGGACACATCTGATTGGAGCCCAAATCACATCATATTTAGGCAACTTGGAATCAAGCCTGGGAAGGATTCAGTGTGTCACTTTTTCACTATAAAACATCTTATGTGGGTTCCCCAGCCTTTACAGGCCACCATGTGA
- the LOC114374904 gene encoding uncharacterized protein LOC114374904 isoform X3, with the protein MASTLGLQFLPLFLLFLMSGHVIGARDMKVELRDEKQDEWYKATSVSNDESYGQGYITTSESAEPNYLASYTATKRNHNHEKFHQPYIAGYTTSNAANKANQHIAGYRTKTYDSNTPYIAGYRTTSASHKAQESNTPYIAGYRTRTTHDPNAPYIAGYTTTTAKKAPKEPFHDDTTEPYIAQYGETKPKKDLKESSHDDTTKPYITQYGGTGTKNDPKESSNIVDHTEAFKTGFFALDDLHVGNVMTLQFPIQEVSHFLPKKEAESIPFSISQLPSVLQLFSISEDSPQANAMRDTLDQCEAEPITGETKICATSLESMLEFVGKIIGLETKHNIITTTLPTASGVPLQKFTILEVSEDINASKWVACHPLPYPYAIYYCHFIATGSKVFKVSLGSENNGDDDKIEALGICHLDTSDWSPNHIIFRQLGIKPGKDSVCHFFTIKHLMWVPQPLQATM; encoded by the exons ATGGCTTCTACTCTTGGGCTTCAGtttcttcctcttttccttTTGTTCCTTATG AGTGGCCACGTCATTGGTGCTAGAGATATGAAGGTAGAACTGCGAGATGAGAAACAAGATGAATGGTACAAAGCCACATCAGTGTCTAATGACGAGTCATATGGCCAAGGGTACATAACCACTTCAGAATCCGCTGAACCTAATTACCTAGCTTCATATACTGCTACTAAGCGCAACCATAACCATGAAAAGTTCCATCAACCTTACATAGCTGGGTACACAACAAGCAATGCTGCAAACAAAGCCAATCAACACATAGCAGGGTATAGAACCAAAACCTATGATTCCAATACACCATACATAGCTGGTTACAGAACAACTAGTGCTTCCCATAAAGCCCAAGAATCCAATACACCTTAC ATTGCAGGGTATAGGACTAGAACCACCCATGATCCCAATGCACCTTACATAGCTGGGTACACAACAACTACTGCCAAGAAAGCTCCAAAAGAGCCATTCCATGATGATACCACTGAACCTTATATAGCCCAATATGGAGAAACCAAACCCAAAAAGGACCTAAAAGAGTCATCCCATGATGATACCACTAAACCTTACATAACCCAATATGGTGGAACCGGTACCAAAAATGACCCAAAAGAATCTTCCAATATTGTGGACCACACAGAGGCTTTCAAGACAGGATTTTTCGCCTTAGATGATCTTCATGTTGGGAATGTGATGACTCTCCAATTTCCCATCCAAGAGGTTTCTCACTTCCTACCAAAAAAAGAGGCTGAGTCCATTCCTTTCTCAATCTCACAACTCCCCAGTGTTCTTCAACTCTTCTCAATCTCTGAAGATTCTCCCCAAGCCAATGCCATGAGAGACACACTTGACCAATGTGAAGCAGAACCCATCACAGGGGAGACCAAGATTTGTGCTACCTCTTTAGAGTCCATGCTTGAATTTGTTGGCAAAATCATTGGTTTAGAGACCAAGCATAATATTATCACAACCACACTTCCCACGGCCTCAGGTGTCCCTCTACAAAAGTTCACCATTTTGGAAGTATCAGAAGATATCAATGCTTCTAAATGGGTAGCTTGCCATCCCTTACCATACCCTTATGCCATTTACTATTGCCACTTCATAGCAACAGGGAGCAAGGTGTTCAAGGTCTCACTAGGTAGTGAGAATAATGGAGATGACGACAAAATTGAAGCTCTTGGCATTTGTCATTTGGACACATCTGATTGGAGCCCAAATCACATCATATTTAGGCAACTTGGAATCAAGCCTGGGAAGGATTCAGTGTGTCACTTTTTCACTATAAAACATCTTATGTGGGTTCCCCAGCCTTTACAGGCCACCATGTGA
- the LOC114374904 gene encoding uncharacterized protein LOC114374904 isoform X2 produces the protein MASTLGLQFLPLFLLFLMSGHVIGARDMKVELRDEKQDEWYKATSVSNDESYGQGYITTSESAEPNYLASYTATKRNHNHEKFHQPYIAGYTTSNAANKANQHIAGYRTKTYDSNTPYIAGYRTTSASHKAQESNTPYIAGYRTNTYDSNAPYIAGYTTSAHMANNQPNYIAGYRTRTTRDSNTPYIAGYRTRTTHDSNTPYIAGYRTRTTHDPNAPYIAGYTTTTAKKAPKEPFHDDTTEPYIAQYGETKPKKDLKESSHDDTTKPYITQYGGTGTKNDPKESSNIVDHTEAFKTGFFALDDLHVGNVMTLQFPIQEVSHFLPKKEAESIPFSISQLPSVLQLFSISEDSPQANAMRDTLDQCEAEPITGETKICATSLESMLEFVGKIIGLETKHNIITTTLPTASGVPLQKFTILEVSEDINASKWVACHPLPYPYAIYYCHFIATGSKVFKVSLGSENNGDDDKIEALGICHLDTSDWSPNHIIFRQLGIKPGKDSVCHFFTIKHLMWVPQPLQATM, from the exons ATGGCTTCTACTCTTGGGCTTCAGtttcttcctcttttccttTTGTTCCTTATG AGTGGCCACGTCATTGGTGCTAGAGATATGAAGGTAGAACTGCGAGATGAGAAACAAGATGAATGGTACAAAGCCACATCAGTGTCTAATGACGAGTCATATGGCCAAGGGTACATAACCACTTCAGAATCCGCTGAACCTAATTACCTAGCTTCATATACTGCTACTAAGCGCAACCATAACCATGAAAAGTTCCATCAACCTTACATAGCTGGGTACACAACAAGCAATGCTGCAAACAAAGCCAATCAACACATAGCAGGGTATAGAACCAAAACCTATGATTCCAATACACCATACATAGCTGGTTACAGAACAACTAGTGCTTCCCATAAAGCCCAAGAATCCAATACACCTTACATTGCAGGGTATAGGACCAACACTTATGATTCTAATGCACCTTACATAGCTGGGTACACAACTAGTGCACATATGGCTAACAATCAACCAAATTACATTGCAGGGTATAGAACTAGGACAACCCGTGATTCCAATACACCTTACATTGCAGGGTATAGGACTAGAACCACACATGATTCCAATACACCTTACATTGCAGGGTATAGGACTAGAACCACCCATGATCCCAATGCACCTTAC ATAGCTGGGTACACAACAACTACTGCCAAGAAAGCTCCAAAAGAGCCATTCCATGATGATACCACTGAACCTTATATAGCCCAATATGGAGAAACCAAACCCAAAAAGGACCTAAAAGAGTCATCCCATGATGATACCACTAAACCTTACATAACCCAATATGGTGGAACCGGTACCAAAAATGACCCAAAAGAATCTTCCAATATTGTGGACCACACAGAGGCTTTCAAGACAGGATTTTTCGCCTTAGATGATCTTCATGTTGGGAATGTGATGACTCTCCAATTTCCCATCCAAGAGGTTTCTCACTTCCTACCAAAAAAAGAGGCTGAGTCCATTCCTTTCTCAATCTCACAACTCCCCAGTGTTCTTCAACTCTTCTCAATCTCTGAAGATTCTCCCCAAGCCAATGCCATGAGAGACACACTTGACCAATGTGAAGCAGAACCCATCACAGGGGAGACCAAGATTTGTGCTACCTCTTTAGAGTCCATGCTTGAATTTGTTGGCAAAATCATTGGTTTAGAGACCAAGCATAATATTATCACAACCACACTTCCCACGGCCTCAGGTGTCCCTCTACAAAAGTTCACCATTTTGGAAGTATCAGAAGATATCAATGCTTCTAAATGGGTAGCTTGCCATCCCTTACCATACCCTTATGCCATTTACTATTGCCACTTCATAGCAACAGGGAGCAAGGTGTTCAAGGTCTCACTAGGTAGTGAGAATAATGGAGATGACGACAAAATTGAAGCTCTTGGCATTTGTCATTTGGACACATCTGATTGGAGCCCAAATCACATCATATTTAGGCAACTTGGAATCAAGCCTGGGAAGGATTCAGTGTGTCACTTTTTCACTATAAAACATCTTATGTGGGTTCCCCAGCCTTTACAGGCCACCATGTGA